A DNA window from Immundisolibacter sp. contains the following coding sequences:
- a CDS encoding tyrosine recombinase XerC, whose translation MKAVPSVDEFLSALALQRRASPHTLSAYRRDLLRCEGLLPALGATSLAGLTPPQVRRLIGMLAREGLAGRSIARLLAALRAYYRPLLDAGCLPADPTAGIAAPKSPRRLPATLDADHLARLLDFAGEDPLARRDRALFELLYSSGLRLAEVVALDRADLDLADASARVTGKGSKTRIVPVGSRARDALSDWLTLRATLAADCPALFVSRHGARLSPRTVQQRLRYWADRQGIDRRVYPHLLRHSCASHLLESSGDLRAVQELLGHASLATTQIYTHVDFQYLARVYDAAHPRARRKAP comes from the coding sequence GTGAAGGCGGTCCCGAGCGTCGATGAGTTTCTGAGCGCGCTGGCCCTGCAGCGCCGGGCAAGTCCGCACACACTCAGCGCCTACCGGCGCGACCTGCTGCGCTGCGAAGGGCTGCTGCCGGCGCTGGGTGCCACTAGCCTTGCTGGCCTCACGCCGCCCCAGGTGCGCCGCCTGATCGGCATGCTGGCGCGCGAGGGCCTGGCCGGGCGCAGCATCGCCCGCCTGTTGGCGGCGCTGCGGGCGTATTACCGGCCGCTGCTGGACGCCGGCTGCCTGCCGGCCGATCCGACCGCCGGCATTGCGGCGCCCAAAAGCCCGCGCCGCCTGCCGGCAACGCTGGACGCCGACCATCTGGCGCGCCTGCTCGACTTTGCCGGCGAGGACCCGCTGGCCCGTCGCGACCGGGCGCTGTTCGAGCTGCTGTACTCGTCCGGCCTGCGCCTGGCCGAGGTGGTGGCGCTGGACCGGGCGGATCTCGATCTTGCCGACGCCAGCGCGCGGGTCACCGGCAAGGGCAGCAAGACGCGCATCGTGCCGGTCGGCAGCCGGGCGCGGGACGCCCTGAGCGACTGGCTCACCCTGCGCGCGACCCTGGCCGCAGACTGTCCGGCGCTGTTCGTCAGCCGCCACGGCGCACGCCTGTCGCCGCGGACCGTCCAGCAGCGCCTGCGTTACTGGGCCGACCGCCAGGGTATCGACCGGCGGGTGTACCCGCACCTGCTGCGCCACTCCTGCGCCAGCCATCTGCTGGAATCGTCCGGCGACCTGCGCGCGGTGCAGGAACTGCTGGGCCACGCCAGCCTGGCGACCACACAGATTTATACGCACGTGGATTTTCAGTACCTGGCGCGCGTGTACGACGCGGCGCACCCGCGGGCCCGCCGCAAAGCCCCCTGA
- the fnr gene encoding fumarate/nitrate reduction transcriptional regulator Fnr → MTADSPAANVVTLSGLKAACSTCNLHDLCLPYGMSDADVAELERIVSRTRPFTRGRILFRADEPFRAIYVPRSGAVKTYILGADGSEQIIGFHLPGEVIGLDGMIEHRHQVTAQALQLAGVCEVPFDLLEHAAARVPALQHQLMRLMSREIAGKEQQLLTLGDHSPERRLALLLLDLSQRYAQRGFSATEFNLPMSRQDIAAYLRLAAETVSRAFGKLQRDGLVHVDGRLVRITNSSALAAFSGQLSANDQSRVS, encoded by the coding sequence ATGACAGCCGACTCCCCCGCGGCAAACGTCGTCACGCTCAGTGGCCTCAAGGCTGCCTGCAGCACCTGCAATCTGCATGACCTTTGCCTGCCCTACGGCATGAGTGATGCCGATGTGGCCGAGCTGGAGCGCATCGTATCCCGCACCCGCCCGTTCACTCGGGGCAGGATACTGTTTCGGGCCGACGAGCCATTCCGGGCCATCTACGTGCCGCGCAGTGGCGCGGTCAAGACCTACATCCTGGGTGCGGACGGCAGCGAGCAGATCATCGGCTTTCACCTGCCCGGCGAGGTGATTGGCCTGGACGGCATGATCGAGCACCGGCATCAAGTCACCGCCCAGGCCCTGCAGCTGGCCGGCGTGTGCGAGGTGCCGTTCGATCTGCTGGAACACGCGGCGGCCCGCGTGCCGGCCCTGCAGCATCAACTGATGCGCCTGATGAGCCGCGAGATCGCCGGCAAGGAGCAACAGCTGCTGACCCTGGGCGACCATTCGCCGGAGCGACGCCTGGCGCTGCTGCTGCTCGATCTGTCGCAGCGCTACGCCCAGCGCGGCTTCTCGGCGACCGAATTCAACCTGCCCATGTCACGCCAGGACATCGCCGCGTATTTGCGCCTGGCGGCCGAAACGGTAAGCCGTGCCTTCGGCAAGCTGCAGCGCGATGGGCTGGTGCATGTCGACGGTCGTCTGGTGCGCATCACCAACAGCAGTGCGCTGGCGGCCTTCTCAGGCCAGCTGTCGGCAAACGACCAGAGCCGGGTTTCCTGA
- a CDS encoding MarC family protein, translating into MSLPEQILLLVLVTDPFGNLPLVLAALGRLDAAAYRRAVLRESLFAFGVLLLLGWGGAGLLRAFGITEPALHIGGGVILFLLSLRMIYGGPQGAFQDGYAADPLLVPIAVPAIAGPAAIATVILLRTQQQVPLGLLALGLLGAMLVTLVTFLPGRRIAQSLGPRGLNALEKLTGLLLNLVSVNMMLEGVRHFLA; encoded by the coding sequence GTGAGCCTGCCGGAACAGATCCTGCTGCTGGTGCTGGTCACCGACCCGTTCGGCAACCTGCCACTGGTGCTGGCGGCCCTGGGGCGGCTCGACGCTGCCGCCTACCGGCGCGCCGTGCTGCGCGAGTCCCTGTTCGCGTTCGGCGTGCTGCTGCTGCTCGGCTGGGGCGGCGCGGGCCTGCTGCGTGCCTTCGGCATCACCGAGCCGGCGCTGCACATCGGCGGCGGGGTGATCCTGTTTCTGCTGTCGCTGCGCATGATTTACGGCGGCCCGCAGGGCGCCTTCCAGGACGGCTACGCAGCCGACCCATTGCTGGTGCCGATCGCCGTGCCGGCGATTGCCGGGCCGGCGGCCATCGCCACCGTCATCCTGCTGCGGACCCAGCAGCAGGTGCCGCTGGGGCTGCTCGCGCTGGGCCTGCTGGGGGCCATGCTGGTCACCCTGGTCACGTTTCTGCCGGGGCGACGCATCGCCCAGTCACTTGGGCCGCGCGGCCTCAACGCCCTGGAAAAGTTGACCGGCCTGCTGCTGAACCTGGTCTCGGTGAACATGATGCTGGAGGGCGTGCGGCACTTTCTGGCCTGA
- a CDS encoding NAD(P)H-binding protein, whose product MRCTIAVIGATRGTGLEAARQLIAAGRPVAAVVRSIEKARGLFGDKATLVYGDVTRPETLAQAIDPDWAGIVFTVDITGGIAGRGMFASREKIRAVMYGGLVNTVEACKQRGFKGRLVLLSTIGLTEPSTAMAILNRVKPGLRDHSLDKGEYLKKSGLDWTIVRAGILNDKPGGAHALTITAQDWPLQMRYQIARADLARVMLACVTHPAVGRRELSVFWGEAGHDSDAELAAKLAALAG is encoded by the coding sequence ATGAGATGCACGATTGCCGTCATCGGCGCCACGCGCGGCACGGGCCTGGAAGCAGCGCGCCAGCTGATTGCCGCCGGCCGGCCGGTCGCGGCCGTGGTGCGCAGCATCGAGAAGGCGCGCGGCCTGTTCGGTGACAAGGCGACTCTGGTTTACGGTGACGTCACGCGCCCGGAGACGCTGGCGCAGGCCATCGATCCGGACTGGGCCGGCATCGTGTTCACGGTGGACATCACCGGCGGCATCGCCGGGCGCGGCATGTTCGCCAGCCGCGAAAAAATCCGCGCCGTCATGTACGGCGGCCTGGTCAACACCGTGGAAGCGTGCAAGCAGCGCGGCTTCAAGGGCCGGCTGGTGCTGCTGTCGACGATTGGCCTGACGGAACCCTCCACCGCCATGGCGATCCTGAACCGGGTCAAGCCGGGCCTGCGCGACCACTCGCTGGACAAGGGCGAGTACCTGAAAAAAAGCGGCCTGGACTGGACCATCGTGCGCGCCGGCATCCTGAACGACAAACCCGGCGGTGCCCACGCGCTGACCATCACAGCCCAAGACTGGCCGCTGCAGATGCGCTACCAGATTGCCCGCGCCGATCTGGCGCGCGTGATGCTGGCCTGCGTCACCCATCCGGCGGTCGGCAGGCGCGAACTGAGCGTGTTCTGGGGCGAGGCCGGCCACGACAGCGACGCCGAGCTGGCCGCCAAACTGGCCGCATTGGCCGGCTAG
- a CDS encoding M90 family metallopeptidase: protein MLARWRDWLAGRRRAPALEVAQDWPAAFARVPVLAHWPQADRQRLQQLALDFLAAKVLEPVDQATIDRPQALAIALQAALPVLNLGLDWYRGWHALVLYPDEFRSRFEEVDEAGVVHQVEDWRSGESWAAGPLILSLAEVAAGGQGHGHNVVIHECAHKLDQLDGDTNGHPPLHPGMDPAAWTAAFSAAYRHLGRRALRHLRTVLDPYAAQSPAEFFAVASEMFFDDPPGLQRGYPAVYAQLALFYRQDPAAHWPALAEPP from the coding sequence ATGCTCGCGCGCTGGCGCGATTGGCTGGCCGGGCGCCGCAGGGCACCGGCACTGGAGGTGGCGCAGGACTGGCCTGCCGCCTTCGCCCGCGTGCCGGTGCTGGCCCACTGGCCGCAGGCCGATCGGCAGCGGCTGCAGCAGCTTGCGCTCGACTTTCTGGCGGCCAAGGTTCTGGAGCCGGTTGACCAGGCCACCATCGACCGCCCACAGGCGCTGGCCATCGCCCTGCAGGCGGCGCTGCCGGTGCTGAATCTGGGCCTTGACTGGTACCGCGGCTGGCATGCGCTGGTGCTGTACCCGGACGAGTTTCGCAGCCGCTTCGAGGAGGTGGACGAAGCCGGCGTGGTGCACCAGGTCGAGGACTGGCGCAGCGGCGAGTCCTGGGCCGCCGGGCCGCTGATCCTGTCCCTGGCCGAGGTCGCGGCCGGCGGGCAGGGCCACGGCCACAACGTCGTCATTCACGAATGCGCGCACAAGCTCGACCAGCTCGATGGCGACACCAATGGCCATCCGCCCCTGCACCCGGGCATGGATCCGGCCGCCTGGACAGCCGCCTTTTCCGCCGCCTACCGACACCTCGGTCGGCGTGCGCTGCGCCACCTGCGCACCGTGCTCGACCCGTATGCCGCCCAGTCACCGGCCGAGTTCTTCGCCGTGGCGAGCGAGATGTTCTTTGACGATCCGCCCGGCCTGCAGCGCGGCTACCCGGCCGTCTACGCGCAACTGGCGCTGTTCTACCGCCAGGATCCGGCCGCGCACTGGCCGGCGCTGGCCGAGCCGCCGTGA